A single genomic interval of Malania oleifera isolate guangnan ecotype guangnan chromosome 11, ASM2987363v1, whole genome shotgun sequence harbors:
- the LOC131167414 gene encoding uncharacterized protein LOC131167414 codes for MRKDLEGQMCSPAPNPKDVHQDVRKIKNQMEEAAPSWSQTTRHPKQAIENKPLFQPWLMESLVGLGSSLHTFVLSTQDLKPQLVRDVQVPPFINPNIQEGGIAKEMGKEQIPNEEMNHKNEVWEEQLQAMQKANMSGSSDAFNPCPMSNSILPQKLKVPNFAKFSRRQFSKSREEKTSDCSYQKREMTAQSRPMIGKGKVVYPYPCVAHFPKSTPQNSPNRAVIQEQIEDAINMGKAKCSESERSLVKWVDRKKIVSSDPSQPRPQRPLPLFSIFIPQGHPATSRPPAPASDEPATPSLTQNPIAVCHPAPSLPLCSSNSTPAQPQLWRSSLTSTERHGPASSRCSSLPLQPLESYTATTLRQAFSRPTPATHSNSTTPANDQSSSFPATTAPSSAYTRTSVLHQHQIEPEPPNTRPEHPLLR; via the exons ATGCGGAAGGATCTAGAAGGTCAGATGTGCTCTCCCGCACCAAATCCTAAAGATGTCCATCAAGATGTGCGAAAGATTAAGAATCAGATGGAGGAGGCAGCCCCCTCGTGGAGCCAAACTACACGACATCCAAAGCAGGCAATTGAAAACAAGCCTTTGTTCCAACcatggttgatggagtcgttagTTGGTCTAGGCTCAAGCCTACACACATTTGTCCTATCAACCCAGGACCTGAAACCTCAACTGGTGAGAGATGTCCAAGTTCCGCCCTTCATCAATCCTAATATTCAAGAAGGAGGAATAGCTAAAGAAATGGGCAAAGAGCAAATACCTAATGAAGAAATGAATCATAAGAATGAAGTTTGGGAAGAACAGCTGCAAGCTATGCAAAAAGCAAACATGTCTGGTTCATCGGATGCTTTCAATCCTTGTCCAATGTCGAATTCGATCTTACCCCAaaagctcaaagtcccaaattttgcGAAGTTTAGTCG GAGGCAGTTCTCAAAGAGTAGGGAGGAGAAGACGAGCGATTGCTCTtatcaaaagagggagatgaCAGCCCAAAGTCGCCCTATGATAGGAAAAGGGAAAGTAGTTTACCCATATCCATGTGTTGCCCATTTCCCTAAAAGCACCCCCCAGAATAGTCCTAATCGGGCAGTCATCCAAGAGCAAATTGAAGATGCAATCAATATGGGGAAAGCAAAGTGCTCAGAGTCAGAACGAAGCCTTGTTAAATGGGTTGatagaaagaaaa TCGTCTCCTCGGATCCATCCCAGCCTCGCCCACAACGACCCCTTCCTCTCTTCTCCATCTTCATCCCTCAGGGCCACCCAGCCACCTCACGCCCTCCAGCTCCGGCCTCCGACGAACCAGCAACACCATCCCTAACTCAGAACCCCATAGCTGTCTGCCACCCAGCACCATCACTACCCCTCTGCAGCAGCAACAGCACACCAGCGCAGCCTCAACTCTGGCGATCCTCCCTCACCAGCACCGAGCGTCACGGCCCGGCGTCGTCACGCTGCTCATCTCTGCCGCTGCAACCACTCGAGAGCTACACAGCAACCACCTTGCGGCAAGCCTTCTCCCGGCCAACTCCGGCCACGCACAGTAACTCTACAACTCCGGCCAATGATCAGAGCTCCTCCTTTCCGGCGACCACAGCTCCCTCCTCGGCCTACACCAGGACCTCCGTTCTCCATCAACACCAGATTGAACCCGAACCTCCGAATACTAGACCCGAGCACCCACTCCTCCGGTAA